Proteins encoded within one genomic window of Panicum virgatum strain AP13 chromosome 1N, P.virgatum_v5, whole genome shotgun sequence:
- the LOC120654876 gene encoding uncharacterized protein LOC120654876, translating into MSAVVCGKRPSSIFGDELIPSSSSPPSPPHHHHPSKRARCSSARRREALLHHLLPLFPDMDPQLLERVLEASGDDLDSAIKSLTELRLESAEAILSATVGESENGLSAALKLSAEGTVSNGHSGVVTEHAPATDNDQTNNHSTEWVELFVREMTSSSDIDDARARASRALEAFEKSIMDRVGAEAVHNLHRENVMLKEQLSIILRENAVLKRGVAIQHERQKEFDVRTQEADSLKQLVLQYQEQLKTLEINNYALRVHLKQAQQNNSMPGRFPPDVF; encoded by the exons ATGTCTGCCGTAGTGTGCGGCAAGAGGCCCTCCTCCATCTTCGGCGACGAGCTTataccttcctcttcctcccctccGTCCCCTCCCCATCACCATCACCCTTCCAAGCGGGCCCGCTGCTCCTCGGCTCGCCGGAGGGAGGCGctgctccaccacctcctccccctcttccCGGACATGGATCCCCAG TTGCTTGAAAGAGTTCTTGAGGCATCTGGAGATGATCTAGATTCTGCAATAAAAAGTTTGACTGAACTACGTTTGGAGTCAGCTGAGGCTATCCTATCTGCTACTGTTGGTGAATCTGAGAATGGTCTATCGGCAGCTCTTAAGTTGTCAGCTGAAG GCACTGTTAGTAATGGGCATTCGGGTGTAGTTACTGAGCACGCCCCTGCAACTGATAATGATCAGACAAATAATCATAGCACCGAATGGGTTGAGCTATTTGTTAGAGAGATGACGAGCTCCTCCGACATAGATGATGCACGAGCTCGTGCCTCCAGGGCTTTGGAAGCTTTTGAAAAATCCATTATGGATCGAGTAGGGGCTGAAGCAGTGCATAATTTGCACAGG GAAAATGTGATGCTGAAGGAGCAACTGTCAATAATACTGCGTGAGAATGCTGTTCTGAAGCGGGGTGTTGCCATACAACATGAGCGCCAAAAAGAGTTCGATGTGAGGACTCAGGAGGCTGACAGCCTGAAACAGTTGGTATTGCAGTATCAGGAGCAGCTAAAAACTCTTGAG ATAAATAACTATGCACTTAGAGTGCATCTGAAGCAAGCTCAGCAGAACAATTCTATGCCTGGACGTTTTCCCCCTGATGTCTTCTAA